A window of the Natronomonas salina genome harbors these coding sequences:
- a CDS encoding DUF7556 family protein, whose product MTGDETHDRSRTASVESNRRLAWTDAERPPVLGAYDAVKGTDAFILAAVDRDDAWLAVEVGGERTLEEWR is encoded by the coding sequence ATGACAGGAGACGAGACACACGACCGGAGTCGTACTGCCTCCGTCGAGTCGAACCGGCGACTGGCGTGGACGGACGCGGAGCGGCCGCCGGTCCTCGGCGCTTACGACGCCGTCAAGGGGACGGACGCGTTCATCCTCGCCGCCGTCGACCGCGACGACGCCTGGCTCGCCGTCGAGGTCGGCGGTGAACGGACCCTCGAGGAGTGGCGGTGA
- a CDS encoding peroxiredoxin family protein, producing MPPAVGDDAPAFEALLCDGETFRPTALHDALGDRGAVLVFDGFVFSAIAQNWWFRYEHAGWDDFDGFPVYGVVRDGPYSINEFLRQLDSPFSIFSDLNADAADAYGLLVEREGMAGTKTARRAVFVLDDEGTVRYAWDTDEWIYPVPREEVESAVGDL from the coding sequence ATGCCACCCGCAGTCGGCGACGACGCGCCCGCGTTCGAGGCACTGCTGTGCGACGGCGAGACGTTCCGGCCGACGGCGCTGCACGACGCGCTCGGCGACCGCGGCGCCGTCCTCGTCTTCGACGGCTTCGTCTTCTCGGCCATCGCGCAGAACTGGTGGTTCCGCTACGAGCACGCCGGCTGGGACGACTTCGACGGCTTCCCCGTCTACGGCGTCGTCCGGGACGGACCGTACTCCATCAACGAGTTCCTCCGGCAGCTCGACAGCCCCTTCTCCATCTTCTCGGACCTCAACGCCGACGCGGCCGACGCCTACGGCCTCCTCGTCGAACGCGAGGGGATGGCCGGCACGAAGACCGCCCGCCGCGCCGTCTTCGTCCTCGACGACGAGGGGACGGTCCGGTACGCCTGGGACACCGACGAGTGGATCTACCCGGTGCCGCGCGAGGAGGTCGAGTCGGCCGTCGGCGACCTCTGA
- a CDS encoding glutaredoxin family protein, whose protein sequence is MSVTYYRLEGCPYCEFVTDKLDELDVEYDSVWVEGLHSKRNEVKAITGQRQVPAIVDEEYGVSMSQSARIFEYLETTYGDADSSSEVDVEF, encoded by the coding sequence ATGTCCGTCACGTACTACAGGCTGGAGGGGTGTCCCTACTGCGAGTTCGTCACCGACAAGCTCGACGAACTCGACGTCGAGTACGACAGCGTCTGGGTCGAGGGGCTCCACTCCAAGCGCAACGAGGTCAAGGCGATCACCGGCCAGCGGCAGGTCCCGGCCATCGTCGACGAGGAGTACGGCGTCTCGATGAGCCAGTCGGCCCGCATCTTCGAGTACCTGGAGACGACCTACGGCGACGCCGACTCGTCGTCGGAGGTCGACGTCGAGTTCTGA
- a CDS encoding cupin domain-containing protein, with amino-acid sequence MDYKVIDLDDVPVTDLSEIEGVPPDLDIKPVGDQLGLSEMRATVWYFEPGEEIQYHAHSEQEELYFVVQGEFSLKLGRSGEAEYVDADEGSFWVAKPEIGHGHRYVGDDQGIVLSVGAPPVEDPGLDPHELDD; translated from the coding sequence ATGGACTACAAGGTCATCGACCTCGACGACGTACCGGTCACGGACCTCTCGGAGATCGAGGGGGTGCCGCCGGACCTGGACATCAAGCCCGTCGGCGACCAGCTCGGCCTCTCCGAGATGCGCGCGACCGTCTGGTACTTCGAACCGGGCGAGGAGATCCAGTACCACGCCCACAGCGAGCAGGAGGAGCTGTACTTCGTCGTCCAGGGAGAGTTCTCGCTGAAGCTCGGCCGCTCCGGCGAGGCGGAGTACGTCGACGCCGACGAGGGCTCGTTCTGGGTCGCCAAACCCGAGATCGGCCACGGACACCGCTACGTCGGCGACGACCAGGGGATCGTCCTCTCCGTGGGCGCGCCGCCGGTCGAGGACCCGGGGCTCGACCCCCACGAACTGGACGACTGA
- a CDS encoding SIR2 family NAD-dependent protein deacylase has product MDDRELSFAASAIRDADSVVALTGAGVSTASGIPDFRSEDGLWTEYDPNDFHVRRFRSDPEGFWAERVELVEELFGGGVEPNAAHEALADLEAAGHLDTLVTQNVDGLHQSAGNSDPIEIHGNGRRVVCTGCRRRFEADPVFDRVRDGEVPPTCEHCGEVLKPDVVLFGEQLPDEALFRAHSAAESADAFLAVGSSLTVEPAASLPRKAAESGATLIVVNLDRTAVSDRAEYDFREDVTEALPALVDAVED; this is encoded by the coding sequence ATGGACGACCGGGAACTCTCCTTCGCCGCGTCGGCGATCCGCGACGCCGACTCCGTCGTCGCGTTGACCGGCGCCGGCGTCTCCACCGCCTCCGGCATCCCCGACTTCCGCTCCGAGGACGGCCTCTGGACCGAGTACGACCCGAACGACTTCCACGTCAGGCGCTTCCGCTCGGACCCCGAGGGGTTCTGGGCCGAGCGCGTCGAACTCGTCGAGGAGCTGTTCGGCGGCGGCGTCGAGCCGAACGCCGCCCACGAGGCGCTCGCCGACCTGGAGGCCGCCGGCCACCTCGACACGCTCGTCACCCAGAACGTCGACGGCCTCCACCAGTCGGCCGGCAACTCGGACCCCATCGAGATCCACGGCAACGGTCGCCGCGTGGTCTGTACGGGCTGTCGCCGCCGGTTCGAGGCCGACCCGGTCTTCGACCGCGTGCGCGACGGCGAGGTGCCGCCGACCTGCGAGCACTGCGGGGAGGTGCTGAAGCCGGACGTCGTCCTCTTCGGGGAACAGCTCCCCGACGAGGCGCTGTTCCGGGCGCACTCGGCCGCGGAGAGCGCCGACGCCTTCCTCGCGGTCGGCTCGTCGCTCACCGTCGAACCGGCCGCGTCGCTGCCGCGGAAGGCCGCCGAGAGCGGCGCGACCCTGATCGTCGTCAACCTCGACCGGACCGCCGTCTCGGACCGCGCCGAGTACGACTTCCGCGAGGACGTCACCGAGGCGCTGCCGGCGCTCGTCGACGCCGTCGAGGACTGA
- a CDS encoding acyl-CoA dehydrogenase family protein, protein MSAHLDEEHEMIRSSLREFLEEEIQPDLPEADREAMSKDEAIQYQQMLGELGIGPGSVEGEGFDDPLTYAVTSEEISRIWPSLNVTLNMSFPTIFARYAGEETQDALRDRLDEGSCIGCMAVTEPDGGSDTAHPGTTATKDGDEYVIDGEKTWVSNAPIADMALVVAYDEDAEQRDFFIVDTVTNDVETRELHKLGWKGSPTGQIFFDEVRVPEDNKLMNAVTKMIASGESDITDNEMFQNQNPLNAMFAYMRTGMAAMSVGIMQAAYEAALDYSKDREVFGGPIGGHQLVQEKLYEIRAGLETGRLLTYEAARKVAAGDDEARMYSSLAKGWVCEKSVDVADVALQVYGGNGLSKDYPLERYYRDARTMTIPDGTTDIQQLVVGKELTGIAAYK, encoded by the coding sequence ATGAGTGCCCACCTGGACGAGGAGCACGAGATGATCCGGAGTTCGCTGCGGGAGTTCCTGGAGGAGGAGATCCAGCCGGACCTGCCGGAGGCCGACCGGGAGGCGATGAGCAAGGACGAGGCCATCCAGTACCAGCAGATGCTCGGCGAACTGGGCATCGGTCCGGGCTCCGTCGAGGGCGAGGGCTTCGACGACCCGCTGACCTACGCAGTCACCTCCGAGGAGATATCGCGCATCTGGCCGTCGCTGAACGTGACGCTGAACATGTCGTTCCCGACGATCTTCGCCCGGTACGCCGGCGAGGAGACCCAGGACGCACTGCGCGACAGGCTCGACGAGGGGTCCTGCATCGGCTGCATGGCCGTCACCGAACCGGACGGCGGCTCCGACACGGCCCACCCCGGGACGACGGCGACGAAGGACGGCGACGAGTACGTCATCGACGGCGAGAAGACGTGGGTCTCGAACGCGCCCATCGCCGACATGGCGCTGGTCGTCGCCTACGACGAGGACGCCGAGCAGCGCGACTTCTTCATCGTCGACACCGTCACCAACGACGTCGAGACCCGAGAGCTGCACAAGCTCGGCTGGAAGGGTTCTCCGACCGGTCAGATCTTCTTCGACGAGGTCCGGGTTCCCGAGGACAACAAGCTGATGAACGCGGTGACGAAGATGATCGCCTCCGGAGAGTCCGACATCACCGACAACGAGATGTTCCAGAACCAGAACCCGCTGAACGCGATGTTCGCGTACATGCGGACCGGGATGGCGGCGATGTCGGTCGGCATCATGCAGGCGGCCTACGAGGCGGCCCTCGACTACTCGAAGGACCGGGAGGTCTTCGGCGGCCCCATCGGCGGTCACCAGCTCGTCCAGGAGAAGCTCTACGAGATCCGCGCCGGCCTCGAGACCGGGCGGCTGCTCACCTACGAGGCCGCCCGGAAGGTCGCGGCCGGCGACGACGAGGCCCGGATGTACTCCTCGCTGGCGAAGGGGTGGGTCTGCGAGAAGTCCGTCGACGTCGCCGACGTGGCCCTGCAGGTCTACGGCGGCAACGGCCTCTCGAAGGACTACCCCCTCGAGCGCTACTACCGCGACGCCCGCACGATGACCATCCCGGACGGCACCACCGACATCCAGCAGCTCGTCGTCGGCAAGGAGCTGACGGGCATCGCCGCGTACAAGTAG
- a CDS encoding FAD-binding oxidoreductase: MTYDCSFLSDLDLDGEVSFDDSARESHAADWVAQEAGLGVTPDAVVWPASTADVATVLEAANDREVPVTPYAAGTSMEGNAVPLFKGISLDMTKMDDVLDVRPDDFQIDVEPGVMGNVVDETAAEHGMFFPPMPSSANLSTIGGMIVNDASGQKTVKYGEVGDWVLELEVVLADGTVIETGSKAVKTSSGYNLKDVIVGSEGTLGVVTRATLELEGLPEQIKGGRAVFESMDDAAEAVFDVVRSGVDVAKIELIDPLAAEMANRYFDTGLPDGSMIFFEFHANHNVDEEIDFFRTIVDSHDVAEFEIADEERMDELWRARDELAFAVQQYDPDLEPRHPGDVTVPISRYPDIIRYAKDLGEEHDVLLPCFGHAGDGNVHYTVLVDPDDEEMVETAEEIYDSIVEKAISWGGTATGEHGIGMGKQKFLELEHGEGGVQAMRALKAAFDPKDILNPGKMFPETEAEGGRVELPSGVRSAERD; the protein is encoded by the coding sequence ATGACGTACGACTGCTCGTTCCTCTCGGACCTCGACCTTGACGGGGAGGTCTCCTTCGACGACTCGGCTCGCGAGAGCCACGCCGCCGACTGGGTCGCCCAGGAGGCCGGCCTCGGCGTGACGCCCGACGCCGTCGTCTGGCCGGCCTCGACCGCCGACGTCGCGACGGTCCTCGAGGCGGCCAACGACCGCGAGGTGCCGGTGACGCCATACGCCGCCGGCACGTCGATGGAGGGCAACGCCGTCCCGCTGTTCAAGGGGATCAGCCTGGACATGACGAAGATGGACGACGTCCTGGACGTCCGCCCCGACGACTTCCAGATCGACGTCGAACCCGGCGTGATGGGCAACGTCGTCGACGAGACGGCCGCCGAGCACGGCATGTTCTTCCCGCCGATGCCGTCGTCGGCCAACCTCTCGACCATCGGCGGCATGATCGTCAACGACGCTTCCGGCCAGAAGACCGTCAAGTACGGCGAGGTCGGCGACTGGGTGCTGGAACTGGAGGTCGTCCTCGCCGACGGCACCGTCATCGAGACCGGCAGCAAGGCCGTCAAGACCTCTTCGGGGTACAACCTCAAGGACGTCATCGTCGGCAGCGAGGGCACCCTCGGCGTCGTCACGCGCGCCACCCTGGAACTGGAGGGGCTCCCCGAGCAGATCAAGGGCGGCCGCGCGGTCTTCGAGTCGATGGACGACGCCGCTGAGGCGGTCTTCGACGTCGTCCGCTCCGGCGTCGACGTCGCGAAGATCGAGCTCATCGACCCGCTGGCCGCGGAGATGGCCAACCGCTACTTCGACACCGGGCTCCCGGACGGCTCGATGATCTTCTTCGAGTTCCACGCCAACCACAACGTCGACGAGGAGATCGACTTCTTCCGGACCATCGTCGACTCCCACGACGTCGCGGAGTTCGAGATCGCCGACGAGGAGCGGATGGACGAACTCTGGCGCGCCCGCGACGAACTCGCCTTCGCCGTCCAGCAGTACGACCCCGACCTCGAGCCGCGGCACCCCGGCGACGTCACCGTCCCCATCAGCCGGTACCCCGACATCATCCGCTACGCGAAGGACCTCGGCGAGGAGCACGACGTCCTGCTACCCTGCTTCGGCCACGCCGGCGACGGCAACGTCCACTACACGGTGCTCGTCGACCCCGACGACGAGGAGATGGTCGAGACCGCCGAGGAGATCTACGACTCGATCGTCGAGAAGGCCATCTCGTGGGGCGGGACCGCCACCGGCGAGCACGGCATCGGCATGGGGAAACAGAAGTTCCTCGAACTGGAGCACGGCGAGGGCGGGGTCCAGGCGATGCGCGCGCTGAAGGCCGCCTTCGACCCGAAGGACATTCTCAACCCCGGGAAGATGTTCCCCGAGACGGAGGCGGAGGGCGGGCGGGTGGAACTCCCGTCGGGCGTTCGCTCCGCCGAGCGGGACTGA
- a CDS encoding quinone oxidoreductase family protein — MRAAEITEFGDADVLDVSETDRPEPREGQVLIDVEAAGINFADIMQRRGHYQGGPEPPYVPGMEVAGTIAETGDGVDRDEGEEVVSLVNGGGYAEYAIADARGLLDVPGDMSYEEAAGFPVQWLTAHNCLHEWGEIEEGETVLIHAAAGGVGSAAVQLADEAGAEVVGTASTEEKLEMAADLGMDHGIRYTEEDFVDRVDEITDGAGVDLVLDGIGSDTTDRSLDALASFGRMVSYGAAGGEPGRPNTADLLFGNKRVIGYHLGRAIDQKPMKVMGAVPELTQLLGDGTLEVQVGHTFDLEEAAEAHQFIEDRKSSGKVVLLP, encoded by the coding sequence ATGCGAGCAGCCGAGATCACCGAGTTCGGCGACGCCGACGTCCTGGACGTATCGGAGACGGACCGACCCGAGCCCCGCGAGGGGCAGGTGCTGATCGACGTCGAGGCCGCCGGCATCAACTTCGCGGACATCATGCAGCGCCGCGGCCACTACCAGGGCGGCCCGGAGCCGCCGTACGTCCCCGGCATGGAGGTCGCGGGCACCATCGCCGAGACCGGCGACGGCGTCGACCGCGACGAGGGAGAGGAGGTCGTCTCGCTCGTCAACGGCGGGGGTTACGCCGAGTACGCGATCGCGGACGCCCGTGGGCTGCTCGACGTTCCCGGCGACATGAGCTACGAGGAGGCCGCCGGCTTCCCGGTCCAGTGGCTCACCGCCCACAACTGCCTCCACGAGTGGGGCGAAATCGAGGAGGGCGAGACGGTCCTGATTCACGCCGCGGCAGGCGGCGTCGGCAGCGCCGCCGTCCAGCTGGCCGACGAGGCCGGCGCGGAGGTCGTCGGCACCGCCTCGACCGAGGAGAAGCTCGAGATGGCCGCCGACCTCGGGATGGACCACGGCATCCGCTACACCGAGGAGGACTTCGTCGACCGGGTCGACGAGATCACCGACGGAGCGGGCGTCGACCTCGTGCTGGACGGCATCGGCAGCGACACGACCGACCGTAGCCTCGACGCGCTCGCGTCGTTCGGCCGGATGGTCTCCTACGGCGCCGCCGGCGGCGAACCCGGGCGGCCGAACACCGCGGACCTCCTGTTCGGCAACAAGCGCGTCATCGGCTACCACCTCGGCCGCGCTATCGACCAGAAGCCGATGAAGGTCATGGGTGCGGTCCCGGAGCTGACCCAGCTGCTGGGCGACGGCACCCTCGAGGTGCAGGTGGGCCACACCTTCGACCTCGAAGAGGCCGCGGAGGCCCACCAGTTCATCGAGGACCGCAAGTCCAGCGGGAAGGTCGTCCTGCTGCCGTAG
- a CDS encoding zinc ribbon domain-containing protein, which produces MPSESDTARGCEKCGNTETEVGTISTTGGGLSKMFDIQTNSFKVVSCTNCGYSELYRDTTPGSSDIVDVFLG; this is translated from the coding sequence ATGCCCTCCGAATCGGATACGGCGCGCGGCTGTGAGAAGTGCGGGAACACCGAGACCGAGGTCGGTACGATCTCGACGACCGGCGGCGGCCTGAGCAAGATGTTCGACATCCAGACGAACAGCTTCAAGGTCGTCTCCTGTACGAACTGCGGCTACTCGGAGCTCTACCGGGACACCACGCCCGGGTCGAGCGACATCGTCGACGTCTTCCTCGGATGA
- a CDS encoding MBL fold metallo-hydrolase, translating into MAHTSAQAHRIEFDIPWPPHTAYAYLVPAAEPVLIDAGTPGEDGWAALVDGLAEAGYDPEDVDHLLVTHPHTDHDGQAAELVDVADPTVYAPVGVRERLARDSDDLAAAVRANATEVGLPDVDVAVEESVDSLHRNRSCLPPEEIDVDLPFGDRFAAGEVTFEPIHVPGHQIDQAAYLADGQLFAGDALVEPFRPAALHTGFDRGCYDCVDAFYEGLDRLAGYDVDRVHPGHGPVFEDAAGAIERARADLDALVEDVESTLSDIGEATAYGVTDERIDDPRRMQFSVFESLGALARLERQGEIDSRLDGDVRRYVA; encoded by the coding sequence ATGGCACACACCTCGGCGCAGGCCCACCGCATCGAGTTCGACATCCCGTGGCCTCCGCACACCGCGTACGCCTACCTCGTTCCTGCCGCCGAACCGGTGCTGATCGACGCCGGGACGCCGGGCGAGGACGGCTGGGCCGCCCTCGTCGACGGCCTCGCCGAAGCCGGGTACGACCCCGAGGACGTCGATCACCTCCTTGTCACCCACCCGCACACCGACCACGACGGCCAGGCCGCAGAACTGGTCGACGTCGCCGACCCGACGGTGTACGCCCCAGTGGGCGTCCGCGAGCGGCTCGCCCGCGACTCCGACGACCTCGCGGCGGCAGTGCGGGCGAACGCGACCGAGGTCGGGCTGCCGGACGTCGACGTCGCCGTCGAGGAGTCGGTCGACTCGCTACACCGGAACCGCTCGTGTCTACCGCCCGAGGAGATCGACGTCGACCTCCCGTTCGGCGACCGCTTCGCCGCCGGCGAGGTGACGTTCGAACCGATCCACGTTCCGGGCCACCAGATCGACCAGGCGGCGTATCTCGCCGACGGCCAGCTCTTCGCCGGCGACGCCCTGGTCGAACCGTTCCGCCCGGCGGCGCTCCACACCGGCTTCGACCGCGGCTGCTACGACTGCGTCGACGCCTTCTACGAGGGCCTCGACCGGCTGGCCGGCTACGACGTCGACCGCGTCCACCCGGGGCACGGCCCGGTGTTCGAGGACGCCGCCGGCGCGATCGAGCGGGCGCGGGCGGACCTCGACGCGCTCGTCGAGGACGTCGAATCGACGCTGTCGGACATCGGCGAGGCGACGGCCTACGGGGTGACCGACGAACGGATCGACGACCCCCGGCGGATGCAGTTCTCCGTCTTCGAGTCCCTCGGCGCGCTGGCCCGGCTGGAACGCCAGGGCGAGATCGACTCGCGGCTCGACGGGGACGTCCGCCGTTACGTCGCCTGA
- a CDS encoding 6-hydroxymethylpterin diphosphokinase MptE-like protein: MQYQDWRPAYGAILADLGYDRAADERSRDVLAALLADETPLGLEDLRFSGTVAVCGAAPTLAGDLDAARAADTVVAASTAVDVLRDAGVAVDCMVTDLDKNPDTARGLTEAGTPVAVHAHGDNVDAVREVVPTFDADAVLPTTQAEPTPPVANPGGFTDGDRAAFLADACGADRLVFPGWQFDDSSVGPEKARKLLWAERLLRWLEVRREERFALLDGRRDRIELPWL; this comes from the coding sequence ATGCAATACCAGGACTGGCGACCGGCGTACGGGGCGATACTGGCCGATCTCGGCTACGACCGGGCGGCCGACGAGCGGTCGCGGGACGTACTGGCGGCGTTGCTGGCCGACGAGACGCCGCTCGGTCTCGAGGACCTCCGGTTCTCGGGGACCGTCGCCGTCTGCGGCGCCGCTCCGACGCTGGCCGGCGACCTCGACGCTGCGCGAGCGGCTGACACCGTCGTCGCCGCCTCGACGGCCGTGGACGTCCTGCGGGACGCCGGGGTCGCCGTCGACTGCATGGTGACCGACCTCGACAAGAACCCCGACACCGCCCGTGGACTGACCGAGGCGGGAACGCCCGTCGCGGTCCACGCCCACGGCGACAACGTTGACGCGGTCCGCGAGGTCGTCCCGACGTTCGACGCCGACGCCGTCCTCCCGACGACCCAGGCCGAGCCGACCCCGCCGGTCGCCAACCCCGGCGGCTTCACCGACGGCGACCGGGCGGCGTTCCTCGCCGACGCCTGCGGCGCCGACCGTCTCGTCTTCCCGGGCTGGCAGTTCGACGACTCCTCGGTGGGCCCAGAGAAGGCACGGAAGCTGCTGTGGGCCGAGCGCCTGCTCCGCTGGCTCGAGGTCCGGCGCGAGGAACGGTTCGCCCTCCTCGACGGCCGCCGGGACCGCATCGAACTCCCCTGGCTGTAG